A genomic window from Glycine max cultivar Williams 82 chromosome 17, Glycine_max_v4.0, whole genome shotgun sequence includes:
- the LOC100306655 gene encoding CCT and tify domains-containing protein: MAGVNPEAGGWKAYPSVMETALGSSGDGRRGHNMNDDGSVMHFSATRPVAVPSSGQNKVVPSPTQFSILYKGKMCIYEGIPAEKVREIMLIASVSAKSAEMKSGIPLTSFIPKSPSSSQGNSTNLPSPQSVKSSIRRLQDEFPLARRQSLQRFLEKRINRLANRSPYALTKKVIHNIDNNFSPDDTPDFGSLNLNFL, translated from the exons ATGGCTGGTGTGAACCCCGAGGCAGGAGGGTGGAAGGCTTATCCTTCTGTTATGGAGACTGCTCTTGGTAGTAGTGGTGATGGAAGGCGTGGCCATAACATGAATGATGATGGGTCGGTGATGCATTTCTCTGCTAcaag GCCAGTGGCAGTGCCATCATCTGGACAGAATAAAGTAGTTCCTAGTCCAACTCAGTTTAGCATCCTCTACAAGGGGAAAATGTGTATCTATGAAGGAATTCCTGCAGAAAAG GTGCGTGAAATAATGTTGATTGCTTCTGTCTCTGCTAAGTCTGCTGAAATGAAGAGTGGGATACCCTTGACTTCATTCATTCCCAAAAGCCCTTCTTCTTCACAGGGAAACTCTACTAATTTGCCTTCACCACAATCAGTCAAGAGTTCCATTCGCAGGCTGCAAGATG AATTTCCACTAGCCCGAAGGCAATCACTTCAAAGATTTCTTGAGAAGCGAATAAACAG GTTGGCTAACAGATCCCCTTATGCCTTAACAAAAAAAGTGATTCACAACATAGACAACAACTTTTCTCCTGACGACACGCCAGATTTTGGTTCCTTGAACTTGAACTTTCTTTAA
- the LOC100306655 gene encoding CCT and tify domains-containing protein isoform X1, with protein MAGVNPEAGGWKAYPSVMETALGSSGDGRRGHNMNDDGPVAVPSSGQNKVVPSPTQFSILYKGKMCIYEGIPAEKVREIMLIASVSAKSAEMKSGIPLTSFIPKSPSSSQGNSTNLPSPQSVKSSIRRLQDEFPLARRQSLQRFLEKRINRLANRSPYALTKKVIHNIDNNFSPDDTPDFGSLNLNFL; from the exons ATGGCTGGTGTGAACCCCGAGGCAGGAGGGTGGAAGGCTTATCCTTCTGTTATGGAGACTGCTCTTGGTAGTAGTGGTGATGGAAGGCGTGGCCATAACATGAATGATGATGG GCCAGTGGCAGTGCCATCATCTGGACAGAATAAAGTAGTTCCTAGTCCAACTCAGTTTAGCATCCTCTACAAGGGGAAAATGTGTATCTATGAAGGAATTCCTGCAGAAAAG GTGCGTGAAATAATGTTGATTGCTTCTGTCTCTGCTAAGTCTGCTGAAATGAAGAGTGGGATACCCTTGACTTCATTCATTCCCAAAAGCCCTTCTTCTTCACAGGGAAACTCTACTAATTTGCCTTCACCACAATCAGTCAAGAGTTCCATTCGCAGGCTGCAAGATG AATTTCCACTAGCCCGAAGGCAATCACTTCAAAGATTTCTTGAGAAGCGAATAAACAG GTTGGCTAACAGATCCCCTTATGCCTTAACAAAAAAAGTGATTCACAACATAGACAACAACTTTTCTCCTGACGACACGCCAGATTTTGGTTCCTTGAACTTGAACTTTCTTTAA
- the LOC100781454 gene encoding receptor-like protein kinase, with protein MGLDKAFAAKKIGFAASKGKNLSMAREIQTLGKIRHRNLVKLKDFWLRKYYGIILFSYMANGSLDDVLHGKTPPLTLEWNVRNKITVGIAHGLVYLHYDCDPPILHRDIKPSNILLDSDMEPHIVDFGIAKLLDQSSSASDASSIYVPSTIGYIAPCWN; from the coding sequence ATGGGTCTAGACAAAGCTTTTGCTGCAAAGAAGATAGGATTTGCTGCGAGCAAAGGTAAGAACTTGAGCATGGCTAGAGAAATTCAAACCCTTGGGAAAATTCGGCATCGAAATCTGGTAAAATTGAAAGACTTTTGGTTGAGAAAATATTATGGTATAATTTTGTTCAGCTACATGGCAAATGGAAGTCTTGACGATGTTTTGCATGGAAAGACACCACCACTAACCTTAGAGTGGAATGTCAGGAATAAGATAACTGTTGGAATTGCTCATGGATTGGTTTATCTCCATTATGACTGTGATCCTCCCATATTGCACCGAGACATCAAGCCAAGCAATATACTTCTCGACTCTGATATGGAGCCTCACATTGTTGACTTTGGTATTGCCAAACTTCTGGATCAATCTTCTTCTGCTTCCGATGCTTCTTCCATTTATGTTCCGAGTACAATTGGTTATATTGCACCATGTTGGAATTGA
- the LOC100804827 gene encoding hepatocyte growth factor-regulated tyrosine kinase substrate: MSTAEAPPSFQEAARCVVCNCSFNTFRRRHHCRSCGRTLCNEHSSNQMALPQFGLYSNVRVCADCFNNLRSGKDEPQTSSDGVNSVTDTISKLDINANVDSKSILTAETKLLSGIKECKCGMPLCICEAPTPSSDAFPQQKPNPVIAAPSNPKPKKTDTVPKIRSSISTSKFSSMFNVGHVTNGTSDRPQIDYEVTGEGLREAIKNSDVAAVKKLLNEGVDANYRDKQGLSLLHLAAVFNQTDIVFILMDSGASLEYRNAQGETPLDCAPATLQYKMRKKMEEGGAVDQSI; the protein is encoded by the exons atGTCAACAGCAGAAGCTCCTCCTTCTTTCCAAGAAGCAGCGCGATGCGTTGTCTGCAATTGCAGTTTCAACACTTTCAGAAGAAGG CACCACTGTCGATCCTGTGGGAGAACATTGTGTAATGAACATTCATCAAATCAAATG GCTTTACCACAATTTGGCCTTTACTCAAATGTCCGAGTATGTGCTGATTGTTTCAACAACTTGCG GTCTGGGAAGGATGAACCACAGACTTCTTCAGACGGAGTAAACAGTGTGACAGATACAATTTCTAAATTAGATATCAACGCAAATGTTGATTCAAAATCCATACTAACTGCAGAGACTAAGCTTTTGTCAGGCATTAAAGAGTGTAAATGTGGAATGCCACTTTGCATTTGTGAAGCTCCAACCCCTTCCTCTGATGCATTCCCCCAGCAG AAACCCAATCCAGTTATTGCAGCTCCATCAAATCCTAAACCTAAGAAGACAGATACTGTTCCGAAAATTAGAAGCTCCATTTCAACTAGTAAATTTAG TTCTATGTTTAACGTTGGTCATGTAACTAATGGTACCTCAGACAGACCCCAGATTGATTATGAAGTTACTGGAGAG GGTTTAAGAGAAGCAATAAAAAATAGTGACGTTGCTGCTGTTAAGAAACTTCTTAATGAG GGTGTGGATGCAAATTACAGGGACAAGCAAGGACTGTCTTTATTACATTTG GCTGCAGTCTTCAATCAAACTGATATAGTTTTCATTCTCATGGATTCGGGGGCAAGCCTGGAATACAGAAATGCACAAG GAGAAACACCTTTAGATTGTGCACCAGCTACCTTGCAATACAAAATGCGAAAGAAGATGGAGGAAGGTGGAGCAGTGGACcaaagcatttga
- the LOC100306203 gene encoding RING/U-box superfamily protein produces the protein MGFYAEDPLSGLTIGQAIYEVALMIAVLRWVLCLIFRVINDRRTTQSDETPTPEPCSQMTRDKDSILLLTTFGEIKERLPETEETCAVCLSQLSVEDEVRELMNCYHVFHRECIDRWLEHEHENHSATCPICRAPLLSSSCHHSSATCLPPPQPSWAVERLLYLFGDDLLPC, from the coding sequence ATGGGCTTCTACGCTGAAGATCCTCTCTCAGGCTTGACAATAGGCCAGGCCATATATGAGGTAGCTCTCATGATTGCAGTTCTGAGATGGGTCTTGTGCTTGATCTTCAGAGTGATCAACGACAGAAGAACAACACAATCCGACGAGACCCCAACACCAGAACCATGTTCTCAGATGACAAGGGACAAGGACAGCATTCTTTTGCTGACGACTTTCGGAGAGATTAAGGAGAGGCTTCCAGAGACAGAGGAGACGTGTGCGGTGTGCCTGAGCCAGCTGAGCGTGGAGGACGAGGTTAGGGAGCTCATGAACTGCTACCACGTGTTCCACAGAGAGTGCATAGACAGATGGTTGGAACACGAACACGAGAATCACAGCGCCACGTGTCCTATCTGCAGGGCTCCTTTGCTCAGTTCTTCTTGCCACCACAGCTCTGCCACGTGTCTGCCTCCTCCTCAGCCTAGTTGGGCTGTGGAGAGACTCCTCTATCTCTTTGGAGATGATCTGCTTCCTTGTTAG
- the LOC100782540 gene encoding brefeldin A-inhibited guanine nucleotide-exchange protein 5 gives MAGGAAGGFVTRAFDSILKECSSAKKFPELEKAIQNYTDITKELSQKKQSEVNQAAPSAESGSMNETEGGVATRTEADQSQKAEHASDDRAKIGNINVVLASAGNTLEGADAELILNPLRLAFETKNLKILESALDCLHKLIAYDHLEGDPGLEGGKNVPLFTDILNMVCSCVDNSSPDSTILQVLKVLLTAVASTKFRVHGEPLLGVIRVCYNIALNSKSPINQATSKAMLTQMISITFRRMETDPVEASSGSGGHAISKAASAENLNTKSDESSMGDSNEKEMTLGDALSQAKDASPTSLEELQNLAGGADIKGLEAVLDKAVHTEDGKKITRGIDLESMSIVQRDALLVFRTLCKMGMKEDNDEVTTKTRILSLELLQGLLEGVSHSFTKNFHFIDSVKAYLSYALLRASVSQSPVIFQYATGIFLVLLLQFRESLKGEIGIFFPLIVLRPLDGLEFPVNQKLSVLRMLEKVCKDPQMLVDIFVNYDCDLEAPNLFERMVTTLSKIAQGTQNTDPNSAAVSQTASIKGSSLQGLVSVLKSLVDWEQSHKELEKLKNNQQEGISAGDSSEIRSREDVTSDFEKAKAHKSTLEAAIAEFNRKPMKGVEYLISNKLVENTPASVAQFFKNTPNLDKATIGDYLGQHEEFPLAVMHAYVDSMKFSGFKFDTAIREFLKGFRLPGEAQKIDRIMEKFAERYCADNPGLFKNADTAYVLAYAVIMLNTDAHNPMVWPKMSKSDFVRMNARDDPDECAPKELLEEIYDSIVKEEIKMKDDTSLIGKSSRQKPEGEEGRLVSILNLALPKRKSSGDAKSESEDIIKKTQAIFRNKGVKRGVFYTAQQIELVRPMVEAVGWPLLATFSVTMEEGENKSRVVLLMEGFKAGIHITFVLGMDTMRYAFLTSLVRFTFLHAPKEMRSKNVEALRTLLVLCDSDMNSLQDTWNAVLECVSRLEFITSSPSISATVMHGSNQISKDGVVQSLKELAAKPAEQIFMNSVKLPSDSVVEFFTALCGVSAEELKQTPARVFSLQKLVEISYYNMARIRMVWARIWSVLANHFISAGSHHDEKIAMYAIDSLRQLSMKYLERAELANFSFQNDILKPFVVLMRNSQSESKRRLIVDCIVQMIKCKVGSIKSGWRSVFMIFTASADDEMESIVDSAFENVEQVILEHFDQVVGDCFMDCVNCLIRFANNKTSHRISLKAIALLRICEDRLAEGLIPGGALMPIDATLDATFDVTEHYWFPMLAGLSDLTSDQRPEVRSCALEVLFDLLNERGSKFSTAFWESIFHRVLFPIFDHVRHAGKEGFVSPDDDWFRETSIHSLQLLCNLFNTFYKEVCFMLPPLLGLLLDCAKKTDQTVVSISLGALVHLIEVGGHQFSENDWDTLLKSIRDASYTTQPLELLNVLSFENLRNHGSIISDSEGNTGDSGTTRSIDNEVIGDHQLDVNSNEKLSPLASSNTNADGVEDSVSQTIVDQSEGLPSPSGRTPKAADGGGFQRSQTLGQRIMGNMENLFLRNLTKSKSHISDASQPSSPVKAADAVELDTKNEESPLLVTVRGKCITQLLLLGAIDGIQKKYWTKLKAQQKVSIMDILLSLLEFAASYNSSTNLRTRMHQILDERPPLNLLRQELAGTGIYLDILQKATYGFETKKEKIPESDGFQDVDSTEVNDLSITQDSDAEVKFERLAEDKLVSFCEQVLREASDLQSITGETTNMDIHRVLELRAPIIVKVLQSMCFMNNKIFRRHLREFYPLLTKLVCCDQMDVRGALGDLFQAQLKPLLP, from the exons ATGGCCGGAGGTGCCGCCGGGGGTTTCGTCACTCGAGCATTCGATTCAATTCTCAAGGAGTGTTCTTCTGCCAAGAAGTTTCCCGAACTTGAGAAAGCTATTCAGAATTACACAG ATATAACGAAAGAGCTCAGCCAGAAAAAGCAGAGTGAGGTCAATCAAGCTGCCCCTTCAGCTGAATCTGGGAG CATGAATGAAACTGAAGGTGGAGTGGCAACTAGGACAGAAGCAGATCAGTCACAGAAGGCTGAGCATGCTTCAGATGACAGGGCTAAGATTGGAAACATTAATGTTGTTTTGGCTAGTGCTGGGAATACACTTGAAGGAGCTGATGCAGAGCTTATTTTAAATCCTCTCCGTCTCGCGTTTGAGACTAAGAACTTGAAAATCCTTGAATCTGCTTTGGATTGTCTTCAT AAACTTATTGCGTATGACCATTTGGAGGGAGATCCTGGGTTAGAGGGTGGTAAAAATGTTCCATTGTTTACAGACATTCTAAACATGGTTTGCAGTTGTGTTGACAATTCATCACCTGACAG TACTATTCTCCAAGTGCTGAAGGTTCTTCTTACTGCGGTGGCTTCTACTAAATTCAGAG TACATGGCGAACCTTTACTGGGAGTTATCAGAGTATGCTACAATATTGCTCTGAATAG CAAGAGTCCTATAAACCAAGCAACGTCAAAGGCAATGCTGACACAGATGATCAGCATCACTTTCAGGAGAATGGAAACTGATCCG GTTGAAGCGTCATCTGGTTCCGGTGGGCATGCAATTTCAAAGGCAGCTTCAGCAGAGAATTTAAACACAAAATCCGATGAATCTTCAATGGGAGActcaaatgaaaaagaaatgacTTTAGGTGATGCACTTAGTCAAGCCAAGGATGCATCTCCAACATCTCTTGAGGAACTTCAGAATCTTGCTGGAGGTGCTGATATAAAG GGCCTAGAAGCGGTACTGGACAAGGCTGTACATACTGAAGATGGTAAAAAGATTACACG TGGGATTGATTTGGAGAGCATGAGTATAGTACAACGTGATGCTTTGTTGGTATTCCGCACTCTTTGCAAG ATGGGTATGAAGGAAGATAATGATGAAGTTACAACGAAGACGAGGATATTGTCTCTTGAGCTTCTTCAG GGTTTGCTGGAGGGAGTCAGCCACTCATTTACAAAGAACTTCCATTTTATTGATTCAGTGAAGGCATATCTTTCATATGCATTGTTACGAGCTTCAGTTTCACAATCCCCTGTTATATTTCAG TATGCAACTGGAATATTCTTGGTGCTGTTATTGCAATTCAGGGAGAGTCTCAAA GGTGAAATAGGCATCTTCTTTCCATTGATTGTTCTTAGACCACTGGATGGATTAGAATTTCCTGTCAACCAAAAACTTAGTGTTCTTCG GATGTTAGAGAAAGTATGTAAGGACCCACAGATGCTTGTTGACATCTTTGTGAATTATGATTGTGATCTTGAGGCACCAAACTTGTTTGAACGAATG GTTACTACTCTGTCCAAAATAGCTCAAGGAACTCAAAATACCGATCCAAATTCTGCTGCTGTTTCTCAAACAGCTTCAATTAAAGGCTCATCACTTCAA GGTCTTGTGAGTGTGCTTAAATCACTAGTTGATTGGGAGCAATCACATAAGGAGTTGGAAAAGTTAAAGAATAATCAACAAGAAGGGATTTCAGCTGGAGATTCTTCTGAAATAAGATCCAGGGAAGATGTAACCAGTGATTTTGAGAAGGCTAAGGCTCATAAATCCACATTGGAGGCTGCCATTGCTGAG TTCAACAGAAAACCAATGAAGGGGGTGGAATATCTAATATCAAATAAGTTGGTGGAAAACACACCTGCTTCAGTtgctcaattttttaaaaacactcCCAATTTGGACAAG GCTACAATTGGTGACTATTTAGGTCAACATGAAGAGTTTCCCCTTGCTGTGATGCATGCTTATGTAGATTCCATGAAATTTTCTGGATTTAAATTTGATACTGCAATCAGGGAGTTTCTTAAAGGGTTCCGACTTCCTGGGGAAGCTCAAAAGATAGATCGAATCATGGAAAAGTTTGCAGAGAG ATACTGTGCAGACAATCCTGGCCTTTTTAAAAATGCAGATACAGCTTATGTTCTAGCTTATGCTgttattatgttaaatactgATGCTCATAACCCAATGGTGTGGCCCAAGATGTCCAAGTCAGATTTTGTTCGCATGAATGCCAGGGATGATCCGGATGAATGTGCTCCTAAAGAACTACTAGAAGAGATCTATGATTCCATTGTCAAAGAGgagattaaaatgaaagatgACACATCTTTAATAGGAAAAAGCAGCAGACAGAAACCAGAGGGTGAAGAAGGACGCCTTGTCAGTATTCTTAACCTAGCACTCCCAAAGAGGAAGTCATCCGGAGATGCGAagtctgaaagtgaggacatcaTTAAGAAAACACAAGCTATATTCAGGAATAAAGGGGTGAAAAGAGGAGTTTTCTACACTGCCCAGCAGATTGAACTTGTAAGGCCTATGGTTGAAGCCGTCGGGTGGCCTTTGCTTGCTACTTTTTCTGTAACTATGGAGGAAGGTGAAAATAAGTCTCGTGTTGTTTTGTTGATGGAGGGATTTAAAGCTGGCATACATATTACGTTTGTGCTTGGAATGGATACCATGCGTTATGCATTTCTAACATCTCTGGTCAG GTTTACTTTCTTGCATGCCCCCAAGGAAATGCGCAGTAAAAATGTGGAAGCTTTGCGGACACTGTTGGTTCTATGTGACTCAGACATGAACTCTCTTCAAGACACATGGAATGCAGTTCTGGAATGTGTTTCTCGCCTCGAATTTATAACGTCATCTCCTTCAATTTCTGCCACTGTTATGCATGGGTCAAACCAAATCTCCAAGGATGGTGTTGTTCAATCTCTGAAAGAATTAGCTGCGAAACCTGCGGAACAAATTTTCATGAATAGTGTTAAACTACCTAGCGATTCAGTTGTGGAATTCTTCACTGCTCTCTGTGGTGTATCAGCTGAAGAGCTAAAACAAACTCCAGCTCGTGTCTTCAGCTTGCAGAAGCTTGTTGAAATTAGTTATTACAATATGGCTCGTATACGAATG GTCTGGGCTAGAATCTGGTCTGTCCTAGCAAATCACTTTATATCAGCAGGGAGTCATCATGATGAGAAAATTGCTATGTATGCCATAGATTCTCTAAGACAACTTAGTATGAAGTATTTGGAGCGTGCTGAACTGGCCAATTTCTCTTTCCAAAATGATATTCTTAAACCATTTGTTGTTCTTATGCGGAATAGTCAAAGTGAATCCAAAAGGAGGCTAATTGTTGACTGCATTGTCCAG ATGATAAAATGTAAGGTTGGAAGCATAAAGTCTGGGTGGCGTAgtgtatttatgatttttacagCTTCTGCAGATGATGAAATGGAATCAATTGTTGATAGTGCATTTGAAAATGTTGAGCAGG TCATCTTAGAACACTTTGATCAAGTAGTGGGAGACTGTTTCATGGATTGCGTGAATTGTCTGATCAGGTTTGCCAACAATAAAACTTCGCATCGTATTAGCTTGAAGGCTATTGCACTCCTGCGGATCTGTGAGGACCGTCTTGCAGAG GGTCTTATTCCTGGAGGTGCTTTAATGCCTATTGATGCTACTTTGGATGCAACTTTCGATGTAACTGAGCATTATTGGTTCCCAATGCTGGCTGGTTTATCTGATCTAACATCAGATCAAAGGCCAGAGGTCAGAAGTTGTGCACTTGAAGTCTTGTTTGATTTACTGAATGAAAGAGGTAGCAAGTTCTCCACAGCATTTTGGGAGAGTATTTTTCATCGAGTTCTATTTCCAATTTTTGATCATGTGAGACATGCTGGGAAAGAGGGCTTTGTTTCTCCTGATGATGATTGGTTTCGTGAAACAAGCATACATTCGCTTCAGCTGCTATGCAACCTTTTCAACACATTCTATAAG GAGGTTTGTTTTATGTTGCCTCCACTACTGGGTCTGCTGTTAGATTGTGCCAAAAAGACAGATCAAACAGTGGTCTCAATATCTCTTGGTGCTTTGGTGCATCTCATTGAAGTTGGTGGACATCAATTCAGTGAAAATGACTGGGATACGTTGCTTAAAAGCATAAG AGATGCTTCATACACTACACAACCTCTAGAGCTGCTTAATGTGTTAAGTTTTGAAAATCTGAGGAACCATGGAAGCATTATTAGTGATTCTGAAGGCAACACAGGTGACAGTGGGACCACGAGGTCTATTGACAATGAGGTAATTGGTGACCATCAACTTGATGTCAATAGTAATGAGAAATTGTCCCCACTGGCATCCTCAAATACAAATGCTGATGGAGTGGAAGATTCTGTATCACAGACAATTGTAGATCAGTCTGAag GCCTTCCATCTCCATCAGGAAGAACTCCCAAAGCTGCAGATGGAGGAGGTTTCCAGCGGAGCCAAACCTTAGGTCAACGGATTATGGGAAATATGGAAAATCTCTTCCTTCGAAATCTTACAAAATCTAAAAGCCATATATCTGATGCTTCTCAACCATCTTCTCCAGTTAAG GCTGCTGATGCTGTAGAGCTTGATACCAAGAATGAGGAGAGTCCTTTGCTGGTAACTGTCAGGGGAAAGTGCATTACACAGTTATTGCTTCTTGGTGCAATTGATGGTATTCAG AAGAAATACTGGACAAAATTAAAAGCACAACAGAAGGTTTCTATAATGGACATTTTGCTGTCTTTGTTGGAGTTTGCTGCTTCATATAACTCGTCCACCAATCTTAGAACTCGTATGCACCAAATTCTTGATGAAAG GCCACCACTAAATCTTCTTCGTCAGGAATTAGCTGGTACTGGCATATATCTGGACATCTTACAAAAAGCAACTTATGGTTTtgagacaaaaaaagaaaaaattccaGAGTCTGATGGATTTCAAGATGTGGACTCTACAGAAGTTAATGACTTGAGTATTACTCAAGATTCTGATGCAGAAGTGAAATTTGAAAGGTTAGCTGAGGACAAACTGGTGTCTTTCTGTGAACAGGTGCTCAGGGAGGCATCTGACCTCCAGTCAATTACTGGAGAAACCACTAACATGGATATTCATCGTGTCTTGGAACTTCGTGCTCCCATCATTGTTAAG GTGCTTCAAAGCATGTGTTTTATGAACAATAAGATTTTCAGAAGACACCTAAGAGAATTCTACCCATTGCTAACAAAACTTGTTTGCTGTGACCAG ATGGATGTTCGGGGAGCTCTTGGTGATTTATTCCAAGCACAACTGAAACCTCTTTTACCATAA
- the LOC100783080 gene encoding glucan endo-1,3-beta-glucosidase 5, whose product MGLQHFTACVLLALCILSQGLAKGANGFACNWGTRLTHPLTPQITVKLMKDNGFKQVKLFEADPAALKALGNSGIQVMVGIPNDLLATLASNVDAAIAWVNQNVSSYISKNGVDIRYVAVGNEAFLKTYNGRFVNSTFPAIQNIQAALIKAGLGRQVKVTTPLNADVYQSDSGLPSGGNFRPDIQDQMISIIKFLSQNGGPLTFNIYPFLSLDADPHFPKEFAFFDGSAAPVVDGSITYTNVFDANYDTLITALEKNGFSQMPVIIGEVGWPTDGTANANIKNAQRFNQGLIDRIVKRQGSPKRPSPPDIYLFGFIDEDAKSIEPGPFERHWGVFNFDGSIKYPLNLGGGKQLVGAKGVRYLPKQWCVMSTQANVDPNALAESMSKACTYADCTSLSPGSSCSGLDTRGNASYAFNMYFQTMNQQKDACNFNGLSVITNINPSPPQSSCKFEIMIDLGKHEKKSTPSSVAPERKLHSMVMLVSSFIFTVMFLLCV is encoded by the exons ATGGGACTCCAACATTTTACTGCGTGCGTTTTGTTAGCTCTTTGCATTCTAAGCCAAGGTTTGGCAAAGGGTGCTAATGGCTTTGCATGCAACTGGGGAACGCGTTTAACACACCCCCTTACACCTCAAATAACCGTGAAACTCATGAAGGACAATGGATTCAAGCAAGTGAAGCTCTTTGAGGCTGATCCCGCAGCACTCAAGGCTCTAGGAAATTCTGGAATTCAGGTTATGGTTGGCATACCAAATGACCTCTTAGCAACCCTTGCTTCCAATGTCGACGCTGCTATTGCATGGGTCAACCAAAACGTGTCCTCCTACATATCCAAAAATGGGGTTGATATAAG GTATGTTGCTGTGGGGAATGAGGCTTTCCTCAAAACTTACAATGGCCGGTTTGTGAATTCAACCTTTCCAGCCATCCAAAACATCCAAGCAGCCCTTATAAAAGCAGGATTAGGCAGGCAAGTGAAGGTGACAACCCCTCTAAATGCTGATGTCTACCAAAGTGACAGTGGTCTTCCATCAGGTGGAAACTTCAGGCCAGACATTCAAGACCAAATGATCTCAATAATAAAGTTCCTAAGCCAAAATGGTGGCCCTCTAACCTTCAACATCTATCCATTCCTCAGCCTTGATGCTGATCCCCACTTCCCAAAAGAGTTTGCCTTCTTTGATGGCTCAGCTGCTCCTGTTGTTGATGGCTCCATAACCTACACCAATGTGTTTGATGCAAACTATGACACACTCATCACAGCCCTCGAGAAGAATGGTTTTAGCCAAATGCCTGTCATCATTGGAGAGGTTGGATGGCCAACAGATGGAACAGCCAATGCCAACATAAAAAATGCTCAAAGGTTCAACCAAGGCCTAATTGACAGAATAGTGAAAAGACAAGGAAGCCCCAAAAGACCTTCCCCACCAGATATCTACTTGTTTGGATTCATAGATGAGGATGCCAAGAGCATTGAGCCGGGCCCTTTTGAGAGGCATTGGGGTGTCTTCAACTTTGATGGATCCATAAAATACCCTTTGAATTTGGGTGGTGGAAAGCAACTAGTTGGTGCAAAAGGGGTGAGGTATTTGCCAAAGCAATGGTGTGTGATGTCTACTCAAGCAAATGTTGACCCTAATGCTTTAGCTGAGAGCATGAGCAAAGCATGCACGTATGCTGATTGCACAAGCCTCTCTCCGGGGTCTTCTTGCAGTGGATTAGACACAAGAGGCAATGCTTCATATGCATTCAACATGTACTTTCAGACCATGAATCAGCAAAAAGATGCATGCAATTTCAATGGTCTCTCTGTCATCACTAACATAAACCCTTCACCACCTCAAAGCTCTTGCAAATTTGAGATCATGATTGATCTTGGCAAGCATGAAAAGAAGTCCACACCTTCTTCGGTTGCTCCAGAAAGGAAACTACACTCAATGGTCATGCTGGTCTCAAGCTTCATTTTCACTGTCATGTTCTTGCTTTgtgtttag